The sequence CAAGTATTGGTGCAAATATTCACGAAGCAACTCATGGCGAAAGCAAACTGGACTTTATTCATAAATTAAGCATTGCGTTAAAAGAAGCAAATGAAACATCTTACTGGCTTAGACTTTTATACAAAACCCAATACTTAACGCAAACACAATTCAAAAGTATCAACACAGACTGCAAAGAATTCCTAAAACTTTTAACATCAATTATCAAAACGGCTAAGAAAAATCTTGATAATTGACAATTTTATAGCAAGCATATTTTTGCAACTCTCATCTTGCAAATAATTGTGCATTGTTAATTTTTAATTATGCATTGGCTTACGCTTTTATAAATACGCAAATTGCGCAATTTAAACAAAATGTGGTGAACAAAAGGAAATCGAAAACGGAATCCCCCGCCGAAATTTCTCCCCTGGAATAAACTCCAACACTAAACGCAGAAAGCCGCCCGAAAGGGCGGCTTTCTTTCTACTTCTCCTAAAAAAGCCGCTCAATGAGCGGCTTTTTTCTTAAAGTCCTTTCTTGAATTTTTTAATCATCGAAGAAAGTTTGTTTTGCGGTTGGGCGCTCTTCGCTTGGTTTGCGTTTCCGCCACCGAGGCGCGCCTTCAAATCGGCGATGGTTGCATGCGGGCGAATGCCTTCGTGACGCTGCGGGCGACCGCCGCGAGAATTGCCGCGCGGAGCGCGTCCGGCACCGGCAACACCGTCGGTCTGTTCTTGCTTCATCGAAAGGCTAATGCGCTTTTGTCCTGCATCGACACCGAGCACGCGGACTTTCACCACATCGCCCACGGTCAGAACCGTTTTTGCGTCTTCTACGAATTTGTCGCTGATTTCCGAAACGTGCACCAAACCATCTTGGTGAACGCCGATATCGACAAATGCACCGAAGTTGGCGACGTTCGTCACCACGCCTTCCATCCAGCTTCCGGTGACGAGGTCGTTGATGTCCTTAATGCTGTCGTTGAATTTCGCATAGCGGAATTCTTTACGCGGGTCACGGCTCGGCTTTTCCAATTCGGCGAAGATATCTTCCAATGTGTGCTGTCCCACCGTATCCGAGAGGAATTCTTCTGGCGAAAGCGTCTTGATGGCGCTTGCGTTTCCCACGAGATCCTTGACAGGGACGCCGGCCTTGGCTGCCATCTTTTCGACGAGTTCATAGTTTTCGGGGTGAACTGCGCTGCAATCGAGCGGATTTTCTGCACCCGGAATGCGGAGGAAGCCTGCGGATTGTTCGAATGCCTTCGGGCCAAAGCCTTTGACCTTCAGAACTTCTTGACGCGATTTGAATGCGCCATTTTCTTCGCGGTACTTCACCACGTTTTCGGCGAGGGTCGAAGAGACGCCTGCGACATGAGTCAAAAGCGGAGCACTTGCGCTGTTGAGATCGACGCCGACCATGTTCACGCAGCTTTCGACGACTTCGTCCAAACGCTTTTTGAGTTCGCGCTGATTCACATCGTGCTGATATTGTCCAACGCCAATCGACTGCGGATCGACTTTTACTAATTCGGCGAGCGGGTCTTGTAAACGGCGACCGATAGAAATCGCACCGCGCGTTGTCACATCTTCGTTCGGGAATTCTTGAATCGCGAGCGGACTTGCGGAATAGACCGAAGCGCCTGCTTCCGAGACGATGACGCGAGCCGGCTTTTTGCCTTTGAATTTATGCGCAATGTCTGCGACGAAGGCATCGGTTTCGCGGCTAGCGGTGCCGTTTCCGATGGCGATTAAATCGATGTCGTATTTTTCGACGAGTGCGGCAATGTAATCGCCCGATTCCGCGACGCGCTTTTGCGGTTCATGCGGGAAGATGACACCGTGATCGATGAACTTTCCATTCTTATCGAGAACGGCGACTTTACAACCGGTGCGGAAGCCCGGATCGAGAGCGAGAACTGCCTTGTGACCAGCCGGAGGCGCAAGCAAAACATCTTGCAAATTCTTGCTGAACACTTTGAAAGCTTCTTCTTCGGCTCTGTCTTTGAGAATCAAACGCACTTCGCTTTCGAGGCTCGTCTTAAGCAAACGATCCCAAGCGTCTTTGCACATTTCTTCCAAATACGGTTTCCAAATGCTATCGCGGACGATGACTTGATTCTGCAAATACGAAACAAATTCTTCGTCGGGCATTTCGATTCCCAAGCGGAGAACTTTTTCTTTTTCGCCGCGGCGAAGGGCGAGCATCCGGTGGCTCGGAATTTTCGAAACCGGTTCCGAGAAGTCGTAGTAATTTTTGAATTTCGTTTCTTGCTTTTCAAATTCTTTGCGAACTTTCGAAGTCATCAAACCTTGCTTTTCAATTTTTGCGCGCAAGTATTGACGGAACGCTGCGTTATCCGCAATTTCTTCGGCGAGGATATCGCAAGCGCCATTGATTGCAGCCTTCGGATCGCCGATGCCGTTTTCTTCGGAAAGATAAATGCGTCCGATTTCTTCGGCGGTGTTCGTCGTTTCTTCTTGCGCCATGATGATGCGGGCGAGAGGTTCTAAGCCGCATTCTTTTGCAATCGTTGCACGCGTCCGTTTTTTCGGCTTATACGGTGCGTAAAGGTCTTCGAGAAGAGTTTTGTCTTTGCAAGATTCGATTTGCGATTTCAATTCGGGAGTGAGTTTTCCCTGTTCTTCGATGCTCTTCAAAATCGTCGTCTTGCGTTCTTCAATTTCTTGCAAATATTCGCGGCGGTGCTGAATATCGCGAAGTTCAATTTCATTTAATGTTCCGGTTTGGTCTTTGCGGTAGCGTGCGATGAACGGAATCGTTCCGCCCTGATCCATCAGTTCCAGAGCTTTGGCGACGCGCCATTCTTCCAATTTCAATTCTTCCGAAATCACTTGCGAAAAATTCATAGATTCTTTTCCTCAATAATTAGGTACTAGGACAATTTAAAAATCTTTCCCACTTAAAATGGGAAAAACAAAGGTAGAACAAAAGTCATCACCGCACCCATTGCAAACTGTAATGGACCGCCGATTTTCAAATAATCGTTGAAAGCGTA comes from Hallerella porci and encodes:
- a CDS encoding four helix bundle protein, whose translation is MNNYRGFELKNDNVIVEKSENFAVRIVRLYQFLCDEKKEFILSKQLLRCGTSIGANIHEATHGESKLDFIHKLSIALKEANETSYWLRLLYKTQYLTQTQFKSINTDCKEFLKLLTSIIKTAKKNLDN
- a CDS encoding Tex family protein, with the translated sequence MNFSQVISEELKLEEWRVAKALELMDQGGTIPFIARYRKDQTGTLNEIELRDIQHRREYLQEIEERKTTILKSIEEQGKLTPELKSQIESCKDKTLLEDLYAPYKPKKRTRATIAKECGLEPLARIIMAQEETTNTAEEIGRIYLSEENGIGDPKAAINGACDILAEEIADNAAFRQYLRAKIEKQGLMTSKVRKEFEKQETKFKNYYDFSEPVSKIPSHRMLALRRGEKEKVLRLGIEMPDEEFVSYLQNQVIVRDSIWKPYLEEMCKDAWDRLLKTSLESEVRLILKDRAEEEAFKVFSKNLQDVLLAPPAGHKAVLALDPGFRTGCKVAVLDKNGKFIDHGVIFPHEPQKRVAESGDYIAALVEKYDIDLIAIGNGTASRETDAFVADIAHKFKGKKPARVIVSEAGASVYSASPLAIQEFPNEDVTTRGAISIGRRLQDPLAELVKVDPQSIGVGQYQHDVNQRELKKRLDEVVESCVNMVGVDLNSASAPLLTHVAGVSSTLAENVVKYREENGAFKSRQEVLKVKGFGPKAFEQSAGFLRIPGAENPLDCSAVHPENYELVEKMAAKAGVPVKDLVGNASAIKTLSPEEFLSDTVGQHTLEDIFAELEKPSRDPRKEFRYAKFNDSIKDINDLVTGSWMEGVVTNVANFGAFVDIGVHQDGLVHVSEISDKFVEDAKTVLTVGDVVKVRVLGVDAGQKRISLSMKQEQTDGVAGAGRAPRGNSRGGRPQRHEGIRPHATIADLKARLGGGNANQAKSAQPQNKLSSMIKKFKKGL